In Zygosaccharomyces rouxii strain CBS732 chromosome E complete sequence, the DNA window AGTGCTGCCTCGTCCCCACGAGTCTTTGCAGCTGGCTGTAATCCTGAGAGCCCCATGAACAGTTGTCAACAAACCGCTTCTTCGAATTCCGCAAGTAAAACTGGAATTTCAATTCCAAGGCCCAAATCATCCCGTAattattcttcttcgtcttcatttATGGCTGCATCTCTCCATcaattacaacaacagcatCAGAAACAGgaacaaccacaacaacatcaacaatcTCCTAACGTTCAAATGGGTAGTGGAGGCTTTTCCATGCCAAATAGTTGGAATTCTGGTTCTCAAACTTCTATTGGATATTCTCCCAACTCGACAAGATCGCCTAAGGGTGGGTTTGATTTTGTTGGTTCACCAGTGGATTCTTCAGGTCCGGGAACTAGAACTGGTTCGAGGAAATCACATACTTCATTGCTGTCTCAACAATTACAAAACTCTGCTTTATACAATGAAGAAATGGCTCATCAACAAGGACAATCAGAAGCTCACACTCCTAACGTTCCTCAGTCCAATGGAAGCAGTAATGTGGGAACACCTCAACCTGTGCCATTGGGACGTAATTCTGTTACTGCTTCTCCTCGTAATAGTTATGCAGACTCTTTACTGCAACAAAGAGGTAtgaaagatgaattagGATCAAGTTTTAGAAGGCAAAACTCGGTTTGGGCTCGTAAGAATGTGTCCTTAAAAGAGCACGTAATATCTTCTAACGCGGAGGCTACAGTGTGTAGTAATCCTAATATCTTAGCCGCTACCCCTACTGTATCTACTACAGCCTCACCGGCAGCTTCTGGAGAAACAAGTACTGAGGCTCATAAAAACATTACTGATGAGCTTGATTGGCtcaaatttaaaatgtGAAAAAGAACTGAAAAAAGGGGAATTGACACTAGAGTTGTCattcattactattatcagtattattattattgtaaCTATTGAGATTATTCGATTATTCGATTGTTGTGGATTTGTTAAAATCTTGGAATGAATATGACTTCAACTGCACTGGATGCAGTTGCTCATGTCCAATTGAAGTTTTTCTAAGCTATGTATTCTCTATAATTTATTCCTTTGTACTTTTTCTATGATCATCCATCGGATGTGTGGTTGTTAATGTAAGTAAGATGAAGTTTATGTTATAGTTCCTTGGAATGTTAAGGTATGGCCCCTTAACGTAAAAAATCCTGGGTTGAAGTTCATGGGGGTTCCACAGATATGGGAACTTCTAAGACCTTATCTTCAAGATAAGAGGGTacctttgaagaaatttgtGTCTGATTTTAAATTCTCCCATGGAAGATCACCAAGAATAGCTATCGATGGATATAGTTGGTTATTCGAATGTGGGTTCATTTTGAACCAAGAGACACCTGGTAAATATGCCAGTCATGGTACCATTGGTAAGGCAGTTTTGAACTTTGTATATCGATTGAAAGAACTTCTGGCGCTAAATATCACTTTCATTTTGGTATTTGATGGTAGTATGAAACCCtctttcaagaagaattttggATCTCCTTTAAGCTGTGCTGAGGATGATTACTGGTCCACTTGGAATTCTCATATGGAGATTCACGAGCGGAATGGCCATTGTCTGAAGATTATGTTGGATAGTGAAGGCTTACATTTCATGCAAGTTGTCAAGGGAGTTCTGGGTAGTATGCGGATATCCTACGTGGAAGCCTGTGGTGAAGGTGAGGCCCAATGCGCATGGTTACAAAGGAATGGCCATGTAGATTACGTGTTGACTAACGATTCTGATGCATTGGTCTTTGGCGCTACCAGACTTTTGCGCAATTATTccaaatttaccaatgaCTTAGGTGCAACTGGGAACAGTCCACTGGGAAAACAGCGGAGTAGTAGTAAAGATCTGTTTGTTACTGTAGTGgatttggatcaattgaacaGTGCTACTAATGATAGATACAATTGGTGGTCACTTCTATTCTTCAGCGTCTTATTAGGAGCAGATTATAACCAAGGTGTTAAAGGTATGGGCAAAGTAAAAGCAGCCAAACTAGCACAATTGCAAGATCCGGATTTTGCTCAAAGGTTTCGTGATATGTTTGCAGATTTAAGACGTAGGCCTCAGCTTTCTGAAtaccaaaatttccaacaagaattgacaGAGTTTTGCAAGGACCATTCTGTGGAACTATTTGACCGCAATTACAGAGCCATGTTAGGCGAATTATCATTAGAGGGATGGCCTTCATTAAATGCTATAATGTACTATTTCCATCCAATTTTAATCCCACAGATGGATTTTCAAGTGTTTGATAAATCCAATGTGAATATTAGCGGTAGTAATGGATacaaagagatcaattttttacaGCTACAGGCTTATTTGGGGGATTTTCGTTTGCCTGCAGTGACAAATTTCGAGAAGTGGTTTACAGAAACAATATTGGATTCATTTCTACTTCGACGGCTACTTTCTCAAGACCGAAATTTGACCGATTACGTTCAAATAGTGGACCaaagaacttttgaaattagcGGTAAGTGGCCATTATCATGTTGGAAAATTAAGTACAAGCCTTACATTTTGTTCTTCCAAGTCGGTGAGAGCGGCCGTAATAGTTTTCCTTACACGATGTGGATTCCCCAGGGTCTTATACCACAAGATCACATACTAATCACCAAATGGAAACGAACTCCCAAATCCAAAACACCGTCACCAAGCAAATCCAAGATATCACCACAAAAGAATACCCTTGACAGTTTTCTTAAGAAACATGCTTCACCAGTCAAAGATTTCTCACCTGCAAAGAAAATTGACGATCAAGTAACACTAGAACCTGTCAAAAAAAGATTATTTGTTGATTCCAATGATTCATCGAACGACTCTGAAGACGATTCACTGGTGATACTTGATGAAATAACTCTCAAAGacaattcatctttatcaacATGGAAAAAGAGACGtcagaaatgaaaaaagacGGAATGTACTTCTACCCAGATTCGAACTCAGGATTTAAATTGACacatttctttttcacGTGATATAGTCAAAAATGGGGTAGGATCCACAGCATTGTTCCATATAAAGAGAGAACACCCACTTGAAAGCTTGATGATGAGCTCTTCAACCACAATATAAACCAGTAATTAACAAAACTGCATCGTCATAACAATGGTACCAACACTGTCCAAGGGTATTAAATTCAACAGTCAGACTGACAAAATATTAACAGTAGGAGCTGGGTGTTTCTGGGGTACTGAGCATATCTACAGAAAATATTTGGGTGAGAGAATTGATGATTGTAAAGTTGGTTATGCAAATGGTAGCGAAATGAAAAAGGACCAGACTAACTCTGTAACTTATAAACGTCTTTGCATAGGTGATACTGGATTTTGTGaagttttacaaattgCATACAATCCTCAAAAATTGTCTCTAAAAGAACTGGtggatcttttctttaGATGCCATGATCCAACAACCGCAAACCAACAAGGTCCTGATGCTGGTACTCAATACCGTAGTGCACTTTTTGCCCACTCTGAAGGGGatttaaaagaattgaaagaactAAAGGATCAATGGCAACCAAAATGGGGAAATAAAATCACCACAGAAGtggaattgatcaaaaacTTTTATGATGCTGAGGACTACCACCAGTTGTACCTAGACAAAAATCCTGAAGGTTACGCATGCCCAACCCATTACGTCAGGAACTTGTAATTGATGTTCTGgtccaatttttttttttcttttctgtACGTACAAATAACATCCATATGAATTGATTATTCGCTTGAATTCCGTTGCAATCCATTCAGTGCTTTGTCCATGTGCTTATCTCTCTTGAGGTTGATCAACGATACGCCTAATGCAGTGAATAGTAATGTGCTAAATAAGCCTTTCCAGATTAACATCGTTGGTGTTAGTTGGATATCTGTTTTGCCTCTTGGACCCCATTGTCCATATGAAATATAATAACTGGCTTTTAATTCATCTACTGTCATTAATTTCCAAGAGTCTTCCATCTTCCAAGTTAAATATTCTGTAATCTCCTCCTGTAATTGTGGGTTCATCGTTGACCAACGTGAAGGGAGATCTACCATACTTGGTGGTGTATAACTCAATGAGCTTGCAGATCTCCTTGCAAGAGGTTTGAGAGTGACCCTAGCCCACATAATAGATGGTTTGGTTTCTTGAATAAGAAAGACGTGGTTGTTAGTCTTTCACAGTTTAGCCATGTATATTAAAGGCGAGTTGGGCGAACTTTAACGTCAACCATAAACAGTCGGACAAACTACGTCGAATACAAGCTATAAAGATGTCTTACGCTGATTTACAAGTATGTTTATCGAATTCTCAAGATCCAATTGGTATATCTCAGTTAACAGTTAAACTAACACGGTTTTCCACCACATAGAAAGAGTTTAAAGTCGCAGAAACTTTTGAACCAGTGTTTCAATTGAGTTCCCAGAGTAGATATGCACTTTTCTCACTGGTGATTGCAGTTCTGCTGATTTCAATGGCCTTAGTATCTGCTTACTCGAAGAAGGGGTTCTTGATTCGTTTAGCCATTTTCGCTGCACTAAGTGCTGCAGGTAGCATGTTCTCAGGTATAGGAGTAGTGTTTTTGGCTAACTCACTGGGTGTTTACGTATAGGTTAGACTACAATACATATGTATATGAATTCGTTCACTTTTCTCAATCTATAGATTCAACAGATCTTCGTCTATATTGagtattttgaaatatctGAGTTCCGTTCCATTGTAGACCGACGAACCTTCTACATTGCATGTCATTAACGTCGCCAACATGGACCTCGTATATCTAATGACAGTTTCGAGTTTGGAATCActgttcttttttaaaaatttgagaatATTGGTATTAATTACTTGGAACAAGCGATCTTGAAGGTATTCATTGGACAAATATCTCGCTAGCTCTTCTGGAGATTCATTAACTGGATCATCGTAGGCAAGCAAAGCAGAGACATTACTCAACTGAGCACGGAAGCGCTCTCTCAAATCTTCTGGAACAGATTCGTTGTATACGAAATCTTTCGATAATTCTTGACCCTTGGAAACGATACTTTCTATCGAATATTTCTTGTAGTGAAGGATGGTCAAAAGGTACTGTGCCACCCGAATTTCAAACAACAGTTCGatattttcttgtaaaagtcCCGGTAACTGGGATTCAATGTAACTTAGACATTGAGAAATATTACCTTCAGTGATAAATCTTCTGAGATCTTGTCTTATCTTTAGgtttttctcttccttaATGATTTGCCTTTCGTTGTGTCTAATAACAGCGGCTCCTCTATCATCAGAACTGTTACTTACGTTTTCCCTTTGTAAATCCTTCAAGAACCCCTTGGATACATCAATTAATCCTTCATGTATCAAGTAATCATTAATCATAGTATGCAAAGTGGAAGGTATGGAATCATCACCAGTGTTCAAGTTATTTATCTTTTCCACATCAGGCTTACGAAGCTGGTCATCTTCAAACCTTGTATCCTTCAGCAATAAAGAATCTTTAATGCAAGCAATGTCCGAATCAGTGTCCTGTAATCCATCATTATCAATCTCCATTGCTTTTTCACCTTTTACTTCTTGATCATTATCCTCCTCATCAGAAAGGTCGAATTCGTCAAGAAGATCACTATGAtctgaagatttaaaaatatGTTTATAAGCCTTTGCCTTCCAACGGTTCTGATATCCTAAGATATCaaaaacaaattcttcataaAGACCAAAATTCGTCCTTACAGAATTTCCCTGTCTAAGGGCAATATAAGGTATTAGATTAACTTCATGGAAATCTGTGAATGCAGTACCCAAAAATACACCATttttggtgaagaaaatcGTACCATCAACGTAGTTAACACCACAACCGATAACATCGTCACGTCCAAATGGTTTTGCATACGACTTGTACTGCGACCCTACAGTTATGGAACCATCACTACCACGGTATCCAAAGAATCCTTCTTCAATACCAGATTTAGCGCCACTAGAAGAATCATCACCAGCTGCCGATCCAGTGGACCCGCCACCGCTACGAACAGAAGATCTTAAGCCTCCTCCCAATCCAGGAACGCCCGAACCACTGAGACCAGCACGTTCATTTtcagattttgaaactgTACCGCTTACATCAGAGTCAGGCCAACATTTGTAACCAACAATGATATTACTGTTCTGTGCACCTTGGGAACTAGTCACACCTAGAATTCTAATTTCATAATAAAATATTCCTAATTTATTGAGATGCAAAAAGTTATTTGCCCAGGTAACTGCAAAATCATTCTTTTGATTCCCAGAAAACGAATTTCTCAGTCTGTTTCTTGTAGATGCTGTAGACCTTTCGTATGCATTGTAGGCCTGCCAGTTGGGGTTTGGACTCAGGCGCGATATACCATCTGCAGACAGCAGAACACAGTTGTTAGGCTGTGTAACCCATTGGCTTGGCAATGAATAACCAAGCATTTGGTAGACGTCTGAAGTCATATTGTtatttttggattttgttGGATGGGCATGAGTGGCAAGCGCtggataaaaattcattgtTTCGTGATGAGAGCCATGGGATGAACGAGACCCACTTGAACTATCTTGATTAGCATCATCAGTCACATTAGACCCATCTCTTCTCCCCAAACGAACGCCTTCATTACTTTCATCGTTgtcttcatcgtcatcgtcttcatcgtcatcatcttcatcatcatccatgGCTTCCGCAGTATCtctatcatcatcttcttccatGTCATCTGCATCTTGCATGGCTAATTCTGCCAAaatctcttcttcagcaATAGCCGGTTTCGTTAAATCCtccatttcatcaccactaccactagCATATTGCATTCCAATGGAACCGTTAGGCAGTGCACCTGAACTAGCATTTCCTGACAGATTATTATTAGGACCTGGGTGAAAATACTTGTAGACTTGTACCAAATATTCGTCATTAGCTGAATCAAATGAAAGTGTACCTAAAACACCAAGAGACATCAATTTTTGCCAAATCTCTTTCCTCGCTGAATATGACAGCTTATTTGACAACCTGTAGTAACCAGATTCTCTCGATAATAACTGCTGCTTACCAATGTCACTTATGCCATTGTGCTTCATCTTGTGGAATACCTTCTTATGACGATAGTATGACATCCATAACGAATAGGCAACTGGCTGTTGAAGTAAGTATTCAGGAAAAAGACCCTTGATGAATTCCCTATCAACATTATCCATATAGGCAGACATCTTCAGCCCTTTAACAATCTTCGAATGGCAGGTTCAATAGTCATCGGGATGTTAACTAAGGTTGATTCGCTCCCCTTAGTCTTTACATGCCATTAAACTATTGTCACTTGAGACGTCGCAATAGACCTGATATTATAGTTCCACATATACCAATGAAGCAGAATTTGGGTGACTATGAGACCAATTTTGTCGTAAAATTCAGCATCAGAAATATGGGggaaaaatggttttgaaattttctgaTGTTTTATTACATTGTACTTTAATTTTGTGATGAAATATGAGCGAAGAAAGCTAATGGACCATAAAAATATCGATAATATTGATAACAATTAATCTGAATACTAACCGGAGTTGCTCAAACTTTTTTGGACTGTCCTGCAAGTACCCGAAAACCTCGACTGATAAGTATATGCACCTGAATCTATCGAGACTCGTGACTCGGGATCCTTAAATCCCATGTTATATATCGATTAAAAGATCTAACCGTTGAAGATTCGTTTATAATATATTCTATACAGCAAAATTGACGAGTCCAGCGGACTTTGATGCATTTAAAAAAGTTTCAATAGTTACCCAAACCGTTGAGTGTTTGAATGCCAAAAAAATGAACAGGGAAATAAAGTAGAAGTTACAATTGGATTCAAAACTATCAGATTAGTATCTGTAGTGATCAGCCTTGTATGGACCTTCTTGTGGGATACCCAAGTATTCGGATTGGACATCAGTCAATTGAGTCAATTGAACACCCAATTTACCCAAGTGGAATTTAGCGACAGCTTCGTCCAAGATCTTTGGCAAAACGTGAACGTCAAGGCTGAATGGACCAGTCTTTTGGAATTCCACGTACTTTTCTCTGAAAGCCTTGTCATTAGCCTTGAACAAAGCAATTTGAGCAAGAACTTGGTTAGAGAAAGAACAGGACATAACGAAGGAGGAGTGACCAGTAGCACAACCTAAGTTGACCAATCTACCGTTAGCCAACAAGATAACGTGTTTACCAGTAGAGAGCAAGTAACGGTCAACTTGTGGCTTAATGTTGATACATTCCTTAGCGTTTTCCTTCAACCAAGCGACATCAATTTCGATGTCAAAGTGACCAATGTTACAGACAATAGCATCTTGAggcatcttcaaaaagtgGTCACCTCTGATGATATCTCTACAACCGGTAGTAGTAACGAAAACTTGACCTTGAGAAGCAGCTTCATCCATGGTCAAAACTTGGTAACCTTCCATAGCGGCTTGTAGAGCGTTGATAGGATCAACTTCGGTAACGATAACACGGGCACCCATGTTTCTCAAAGCTGCTGAACAACCCTTACCGACATCACCGTAACCTGCCACAACGGCAACCTTACCAGCCAACATGACATCAGTAGCTCTCTTGATACCATCGATTAGAGATTCTCTGCAACCGTACAAGTTGTcgaatttggatttggtaACGGAGTCGTTAACGTTGATGGCTGGAACCTTCAATTTGTTTTCCTTGACCATTCTGTACAAGTGGTGGACACCGGTAGTGGTTTCCTCAGACAAACCGAAACAACCTTCCAACATTTCTGGATGGCTTTCGTGGACGTAAGAGGTCAAATCACCACCATCGTCTAAGATTaagttcaattttttgttgtcCTTGAAAGCAAACAATTGTTGCTTGATACACCACATGTATTCTTCCTCAGTTTCACCCTTCCATGCGAAAACTGGGACACCAGAAGCAGCAATAGCAGCAGCAGCGTGGTCTTGAGTAGAGTAAATGTTACAAGATGACCAGGTAACCTCAGCACCTAGAGCCACTAAAGTTTCGATCAAAACAGCAGTTTGAATAGTCATGTGCAAACAACCAGCGATACGAGCACCTTTCAATGGTTGTTCAGCAGCGTAGGCCTTTCTAATGGCCATCAAACCTGGCATTTCATGTTCAGATAATTCGATCTCTTTTCTACCGAAAGCGGCAAGAGAGATATCAGCAACCTTGTAGTTTTGAGCTGGGGCAGACATTTTGGGCTATAATATGATTGATTCAATTATACAGAGGTCCCTTTAGAAAGTTAGAGTCCTTTCAAATGTTCATGAAGAGTGTTTATAGCCACTTATATGGTTGTTATAAACGCGATGCCTTCgtaaaaattttcaatttctcgAGGCTAAGTTTCACATGATCACGCATGTgaataataaaagaaacGAGATACGGATCTCGGCGGCTATTTGCTCTGATTACCTAACTAGCTTAAactatatatatatatatatatatatatatgcaTATGGTGTATTAGTATCATATCATCATATCTCTACAATCAAATTTGCAAAGTCACGTTATTTTGAACAGTAGTTTCCATTGATGGTTCCTTACTTGAAGAATCAGGGCCAGCGGAAAATTTCTCAGTGGAATTTGTGCCATTCTGGGCCACTCTCTTTACCTTCTTAGCCTTTTTACCTGATTTTTCTGCTGATGCAGTAGTTGTGTTGCTGTTCTCGACATTTTGGGTGGAATCCCGGTCCATTCTTGGGGAATCTTCCCTCTGCTTAGACTCCTGTTCACGAGCTTGGAATGCTAAATTAGCTCTTGCTCTCAATATATACAGGTATTCACCAGCCTCCTTAGCCAACACTTCGATCAAGTAATGTACTTTCTTaacaaattgtttaatCTCATGTAAATCAGCAGGATGTTCTGctaattcatctcttgCCTTTATGActtgtttcttcaaattcaaaaacttCCTCCAATTTTCTGATGATTCTTCATCGGTACTAGCACCGTTGTCATCCAAATGACCAGCAACAACATCGATATATGCCAATCTTTTAGACCATTCGCTGACCATAGCATCCCCCCACTCTTCATAAACTTCGACCATTTCTTCGCGAATTAAACTGACCCTACTCTCGACTTCTTGAGCGATGGGCTCCAAATCTTGCTTTAACTGTAACATAGATTGATCTAGCGTACTGTGAGCTTCTGCGAACAATTCACGCATCTTTGAACGAGTGATATACTCTGACAGCTGTGTAGTACCAGTACTATCGAAGCAAGTTTGGTTACCTGCACCTGTATCAGTTTCACAAGTACAATTTATGTCTTGTATAGCACGGTTCAAGTTCTTGTAGCGATTTTGCAAAACCTCGGAAACGGTTTTGGTTttattttggaagatggAATCCAATTGTTGAACGCGATGGTGCAAGTATTTGTTCACTTCCTTGTTGAAAGTTTTCACCACACCAGAAGATTTTTGATCAACCACCTTAAACCAAGCTTCGAACTCATCTTTTATCGCATCCTGTTCGGAAATTCCTAATTCTGCATTGGCGGTATTCTGAGATGGCGACAATTCGTTCTGATCTGTACTCATGGTAACAGTTAACATAATGGTGGAGGTACTGGTGTAAAGTGgttcctcatcatcataatcatcTTCGAAACCAGCTGTTACTGTGGCAGAGGCAGAAGTAGTAGGATCTGCAGTAGCACTTGCACTAATTTCGCTAGTACCGGCTTTAGCACCGGCTTTAGCGCCAGCTCTTGCATTACCTCTAGCACTAGCACTTGCGTTCACCCTAGGTTTAGATTTGGACTTTGCCTTCGTAGCACGGACGTTTGATTCCAGACCATCGGAATAGGGAGACAATGCATCGTGAACGTAAATGCTTAGATAATCGCAACCAagtttcaaattcttccatatgtttttcaattgagcATTGGTCTTGAAACAGATTTCATTAGTTCTGCAACGTTGCCACAGACtcgatgaaattggttcCCACTTCGCATTAACAGTTCTTCTCAGATTTTCCCAGTGGGGGTGAACCTTGGCGGCTGCTTGATGGTAcacattttggaaattttgagCAATTTCCGCTACGAATGGCGCTATTTTGTTGTGAACCTTCCCATATTTGTCAGACAATGCGTATTGATTATCTAATTTGGTTAAATTTGGCTTCAAATAAACGCTATAATAAAACCAAATCCTTTGACGAACCTTACGTATTTGATTCAAACTCCTTTCACGATATGGTTTGAGTTCAAATTCCTCCCAAAACTCACAAACATTATCAATTCTAGGGGAAACAATGTCAAAATAGAAACGATTACCCAAATCCACCAATTTTGGGAGTACTTTGTCCTGGTAATGTGAGTTGATTTGAGAAATGTgagatttcaaaactttaACCTTAGGATTCAGTTGTTCTCTGTagaattcatttttttccactAGTAGTTCGTCCCAAACGGATGGTGTAGTATAGTGACAAACCCTTTGTAATTGTGTGGAACATTGTCCTATCTGACAGTAGTAGTGAAGTGAACAAGTGGTAACCACCAGcaaaaggaagaatttgGTCAGTATCTTCATATCGTGGGTGGGTTCTTGTCGAGgtgagatgagatgagacCAATTATCGGATCTTTGATAGTAAGGGAACCATAATAACTGGTATCAGAGAATAATGCTTGTTTTGCCCATGCGAAAAGCCCGTATCATTATGTACGTATTATCGAAATCGAAATCGAAGCCAATAGAAGCCAATAGGTAGGTGAGTAGGAGCTATTCTAGATTGAATACTTGGAGAGGACATAGAGAGAGTACCAATAGTTAGTCCGCGGCAACTGGCAAAGAATAAATAAAtcacgtgatattcacATGTCATCAAAACACGTGACTTTCACATGCAATATAACTATTACTTGTGCCTGACCACTCACCCTATAGAGACAGCCATTTCTTACATATCCAAGTACCGTATTGCTCTTCTAGGTCCACAACAGTCGCTAAATCAGCCGCAATGCCCAGTTGCATGAAATGTTCGGAGTATGCGATTGCATAAACCCGCACACCACAGCGAAACTCTATTGAAATTCTCAACATCACTataaagagagaaaaaaaaaaaaaaaaaaaatcaggTAACGAAGAAGCTTCTTAAGTCAATCCATTCTTCAAGAAAGACAAGAACgaatcaattgaaagatcACACTCTCATCCAGTTCTGCTTCGTTGGGGGTTGTCGAATAGACCATAAGCGCCTAATAACGATCTCGACAACTTTTTGTACCGTCgtcttttgttttttttttgttgtcTCCCGGTACCTTTTTTTTAGTGTGTTGGTAAGCCCAGGTGTTGTGCATTTTGCTAAAGAAAAGCAACCGTATTATTAAGAACTCTACACAGCAGTTGACACTCCGGCTCTCCTACATATCTTCAATTCCATTAGAATTGATTAGGAGCCATTAGGATTCGTTTTACCAAGATCCTGAATTTGAGGGTGCAAGGAATAAGAGAAAAAGCACTAGAATCAATATACAAGAGAGAATCTCCTactttctttctttcttcgtGCTGGCAGACAGGCTCTATAATTAGCCAGTGTTAGTTTGAGAATCACTCAAAGCAATAGAGATCTAGGAAAAATATAGAAAAGGTTTTTCCTTCCCCTATCATAGATTACACGATGTCGTTTTGGCCCTTTGGACAAAGTATAAGTAGCTCCAACATCAATAAGATTTTGGACGAGTACTTCAGTGTACTTCACAGTCTGGAGAAAAGTAATCCTAATGTGGCCAAAAGTGTTCGTCAGAGCTTGCACGGGGCTCAAGAGACAATACAGAGAAGTGGCGGTGAATTTGTTGATTCACTAGATTATGTGccagaagatgaattattaGAATCTACTGGTTCTATTCAACAACGTGATAGAAGTAATTCGTCTTCGGGATCCTCGTCATCCTCGTCGTCTTCGTCcctttcatcttccaaatcaGGTTCATCAGGAACAGACTTagatgacgatgaaatCCAAAACTCAACCGCTCCGTTGGTAACTGCTACGAGTATTGCTAGTCTTAACAGTTCTTATATCAATAGACTTTTAAATGAATCGGAGCTGCTAAACGAATTGACAAGGCAAAATAGTAATTTACTGGATTTCATCTGCTTTGGATTCTTCTACGATGAGAAGACGAAAAACAAAATTCCATTTTTAGAATACTTAATCGATCAATTAATGGATTGTATCGATAAGATTAGCCCATCGACGACGAGTTTAGCAGACGTTTTGGAAGTTGAATcaacaccaccacaaccacCAC includes these proteins:
- the SAH1 gene encoding adenosylhomocysteinase (highly similar to uniprot|P39954 Saccharomyces cerevisiae YER043C SAH1 S-adenosyl-L-homocysteine hydrolase catabolizes S-adenosyl-L-homocysteine which is formed after donation of the activated methyl group of S-adenosyl-L-methionine (AdoMet) to an acceptor); this encodes MSAPAQNYKVADISLAAFGRKEIELSEHEMPGLMAIRKAYAAEQPLKGARIAGCLHMTIQTAVLIETLVALGAEVTWSSCNIYSTQDHAAAAIAASGVPVFAWKGETEEEYMWCIKQQLFAFKDNKKLNLILDDGGDLTSYVHESHPEMLEGCFGLSEETTTGVHHLYRMVKENKLKVPAINVNDSVTKSKFDNLYGCRESLIDGIKRATDVMLAGKVAVVAGYGDVGKGCSAALRNMGARVIVTEVDPINALQAAMEGYQVLTMDEAASQGQVFVTTTGCRDIIRGDHFLKMPQDAIVCNIGHFDIEIDVAWLKENAKECINIKPQVDRYLLSTGKHVILLANGRLVNLGCATGHSSFVMSCSFSNQVLAQIALFKANDKAFREKYVEFQKTGPFSLDVHVLPKILDEAVAKFHLGKLGVQLTQLTDVQSEYLGIPQEGPYKADHYRY
- a CDS encoding uncharacterized protein (some similarities with uniprot|P53075 Saccharomyces cerevisiae YGL228W SHE10 Putative glycosylphosphatidylinositol (GPI)-anchored protein of unknown function overexpression causes growth arrest); the protein is MKILTKFFLLLVVTTCSLHYYCQIGQCSTQLQRVCHYTTPSVWDELLVEKNEFYREQLNPKVKVLKSHISQINSHYQDKVLPKLVDLGNRFYFDIVSPRIDNVCEFWEEFELKPYRERSLNQIRKVRQRIWFYYSVYLKPNLTKLDNQYALSDKYGKVHNKIAPFVAEIAQNFQNVYHQAAAKVHPHWENLRRTVNAKWEPISSSLWQRCRTNEICFKTNAQLKNIWKNLKLGCDYLSIYVHDALSPYSDGLESNVRATKAKSKSKPRVNASASARGNARAGAKAGAKAGTSEISASATADPTTSASATVTAGFEDDYDDEEPLYTSTSTIMLTVTMSTDQNELSPSQNTANAELGISEQDAIKDEFEAWFKVVDQKSSGVVKTFNKEVNKYLHHRVQQLDSIFQNKTKTVSEVLQNRYKNLNRAIQDINCTCETDTGAGNQTCFDSTGTTQLSEYITRSKMRELFAEAHSTLDQSMLQLKQDLEPIAQEVESRVSLIREEMVEVYEEWGDAMVSEWSKRLAYIDVVAGHLDDNGASTDEESSENWRKFLNLKKQVIKARDELAEHPADLHEIKQFVKKVHYLIEVLAKEAGEYLYILRARANLAFQAREQESKQREDSPRMDRDSTQNVENSNTTTASAEKSGKKAKKVKRVAQNGTNSTEKFSAGPDSSSKEPSMETTVQNNVTLQI
- the VID30 gene encoding glucose-induced degradation complex subunit VID30 (similar to uniprot|Q753T4 Ashbya gossypii AFR242C AFR242Cp and weakly similar to YGL227W uniprot|P53076 Saccharomyces cerevisiae), which gives rise to MSAYMDNVDREFIKGLFPEYLLQQPVAYSLWMSYYRHKKVFHKMKHNGISDIGKQQLLSRESGYYRLSNKLSYSARKEIWQKLMSLGVLGTLSFDSANDEYLVQVYKYFHPGPNNNLSGNASSGALPNGSIGMQYASGSGDEMEDLTKPAIAEEEILAELAMQDADDMEEDDDRDTAEAMDDDEDDDDEDDDDEDNDESNEGVRLGRRDGSNVTDDANQDSSSGSRSSHGSHHETMNFYPALATHAHPTKSKNNNMTSDVYQMLGYSLPSQWVTQPNNCVLLSADGISRLSPNPNWQAYNAYERSTASTRNRLRNSFSGNQKNDFAVTWANNFLHLNKLGIFYYEIRILGVTSSQGAQNSNIIVGYKCWPDSDVSGTVSKSENERAGLSGSGVPGLGGGLRSSVRSGGGSTGSAAGDDSSSGAKSGIEEGFFGYRGSDGSITVGSQYKSYAKPFGRDDVIGCGVNYVDGTIFFTKNGVFLGTAFTDFHEVNLIPYIALRQGNSVRTNFGLYEEFVFDILGYQNRWKAKAYKHIFKSSDHSDLLDEFDLSDEEDNDQEVKGEKAMEIDNDGLQDTDSDIACIKDSLLLKDTRFEDDQLRKPDVEKINNLNTGDDSIPSTLHTMINDYLIHEGLIDVSKGFLKDLQRENVSNSSDDRGAAVIRHNERQIIKEEKNLKIRQDLRRFITEGNISQCLSYIESQLPGLLQENIELLFEIRVAQYLLTILHYKKYSIESIVSKGQELSKDFVYNESVPEDLRERFRAQLSNVSALLAYDDPVNESPEELARYLSNEYLQDRLFQVINTNILKFLKKNSDSKLETVIRYTRSMLATLMTCNVEGSSVYNGTELRYFKILNIDEDLLNL